Genomic DNA from Deltaproteobacteria bacterium:
CTTTTTGGCTTTTCGCGCCGGCTGATAATGAATCTTAATAAAGCGCGGTTCTTCCAAGCTGCCGCGGTTGACGGCGAGCAGGCCGGCGAGCTTCATCGCCTCAATTTTCTTTTTGTTCCATACTTCAACGCTGAGACCGCGTCCTCGGCAATATTCTAAAGTACGGGCGCCGAGGAAGCGCGCGGTGGCAACGGACGGCGGCTCGTTGACCAAATCGCGGGCGAGACATACCGCCGGTACGAGTACCTGGGCGGCATTCAGCGCATTCTGCAACGCCGCGGTTTTCTTCAGACCCGAGCGCAGCAACGTCAGCGATTTTATTGCCGCCGTGCCGTTGGGCTTGGAACGGTATTTACTGAACTGGTAGGCGGCGAGCAGCAGACCTTCGAGTAATGCCGCGGCGGCACTGATTTCCTGTTGCTTATCCGGCGCGAAATAAAGCGCGATGTCGCTGGCGCCGATGGCATGGGCTTCTTTGCGCGCCCGGGCGCCGACTTTGCGCCAAGTGTCGCCCGAGACCGGGGCGGCGCCCAAACCAATTAAAAGAATTTGTCCCGCCGGCAGATTTCCTGCACTGGTGTAGAGCAGCGTGCTGGCTTCGCTGCCGGTGAATTTACTTTGCGTCATGCGCCGACGCAGATGGCCTTTGAGCTGGCGGTCGACGGCGCGCAGCGCAGCATCGTCGAGATGATTTTCCCGCACCGGGATGACTAGGAGGTCGCACTTGATGCGTTCGGCTTGGGTGTCGCGAAATTTAATTTCCATCGAAGCCTCTTCAGTCCTTGCGCCGGATCAAATTCATGAACTCGGCGCGGGTCTCTTGGCGCGTGCGGAAGGCGCCGAGCAGGCTGCTGGTGATGACGTAAGAATTCTGCTTCTCGACGCCGCGCATGCGCATGCATAGATGTTCGGCTTCGAGCACCACGGCGACGCCCAGGGCGTCGAGCTTGTCCATGATCGTCGTGGCGATTTGATTGGTCATCCGTTCTTGCACTTGTAAGCGGCGCGCGTA
This window encodes:
- a CDS encoding leucyl aminopeptidase; its protein translation is MEIKFRDTQAERIKCDLLVIPVRENHLDDAALRAVDRQLKGHLRRRMTQSKFTGSEASTLLYTSAGNLPAGQILLIGLGAAPVSGDTWRKVGARARKEAHAIGASDIALYFAPDKQQEISAAAALLEGLLLAAYQFSKYRSKPNGTAAIKSLTLLRSGLKKTAALQNALNAAQVLVPAVCLARDLVNEPPSVATARFLGARTLEYCRGRGLSVEVWNKKKIEAMKLAGLLAVNRGSLEEPRFIKIHYQPARKAKKKVVLIGKGITFDSGGLSLKPSKSMETMKLDMAGGAAVIATMSCLSKLDLDIEVTGYVPTTDNLPGHNAQKPGDVIRYMNGKTIEVLNTDAEGRLILADALALGARQKPDYMINLATLTGACMTALGTQVGGIFSNHQQLADHLMRASQEAGEKLWQLPLVKEYKELIKSSVADMKNIGGAHGGAITAALILQEFVGDTPWAHLDIAGPAFAESDNALGPKGGTGFGVRTLVRFLSTL